The following proteins are encoded in a genomic region of Thermococcus pacificus:
- a CDS encoding MFS transporter, protein MLAGYGRDAKILIAANAAGQLFLQFSVFIMPFYLRALGYDMSAMGTFFSIQTFTGGLFFLLAGQISLRMGYKKTLLLSAVLGLTGRLLQVAAINTYVLALGFFLVGANMGLRQPNFTALLSEEVGEERRHHAFSISFGLGTIFNAAGVLVAGFAPGFLTGLGISEGTAYRLVISLALLQFVFVIPALLMISDVPVKNPRINWNRELVIKILKFSFPSALIGFGAGITIPYMSLYFNIRFGQTLAAISGIFFFQQLAMGLGSFALPRLVNRIGPVKVITSFQSTAAFLFAIFPSVETFLLAAFLYVLRSILMNIVWPINDSFMMGFFSTEEKATAAGIRRAFSTFMRGGGNYVGGLLFATSLSYPFYATALLYVVATAIFYAFFIKHNR, encoded by the coding sequence ATGCTCGCCGGATACGGAAGGGACGCCAAAATACTCATAGCGGCCAACGCAGCGGGCCAGCTGTTCCTCCAGTTCTCTGTGTTCATAATGCCGTTTTACCTCAGGGCCCTCGGCTACGATATGTCTGCGATGGGGACGTTCTTCTCGATCCAGACCTTCACGGGCGGCCTTTTCTTCCTCCTCGCAGGACAGATATCGCTCAGGATGGGCTATAAAAAGACCCTCCTCCTGAGCGCGGTCCTCGGCCTCACCGGGAGGCTCCTGCAGGTGGCGGCTATTAACACCTACGTCCTCGCCCTCGGCTTCTTCCTCGTCGGGGCGAATATGGGACTGAGGCAGCCGAACTTTACCGCCCTCCTGAGCGAGGAGGTCGGGGAGGAAAGGAGGCATCACGCGTTCTCGATAAGCTTCGGGCTGGGAACGATATTCAACGCCGCCGGGGTTCTCGTTGCCGGCTTCGCACCCGGTTTCCTCACCGGGCTCGGCATATCTGAGGGGACAGCCTACAGGCTCGTTATCTCGCTTGCCCTCCTGCAGTTCGTCTTCGTAATCCCAGCCCTGCTCATGATAAGCGACGTTCCGGTTAAGAACCCGCGCATAAACTGGAATCGCGAGCTGGTCATCAAGATACTCAAGTTCTCGTTCCCGAGCGCGCTCATAGGCTTCGGAGCCGGAATAACGATACCCTACATGAGCCTCTACTTCAACATAAGGTTCGGGCAGACCCTCGCCGCGATAAGCGGGATATTCTTCTTCCAGCAGCTGGCGATGGGGCTCGGCTCTTTTGCCCTCCCAAGACTGGTGAACAGAATAGGCCCGGTCAAGGTCATAACCTCCTTCCAGAGCACCGCAGCGTTTCTCTTCGCGATATTCCCGTCGGTGGAGACCTTCCTGCTGGCGGCCTTCCTCTACGTGCTCCGCTCGATACTGATGAACATAGTCTGGCCCATAAACGACTCCTTCATGATGGGCTTCTTCTCCACCGAGGAGAAGGCAACCGCCGCCGGAATAAGGAGGGCGTTCTCAACTTTTATGAGAGGGGGCGGGAACTACGTGGGTGGGCTGCTCTTCGCCACCTCGCTGAGCTACCCGTTCTACGCGACAGCGTTACTCTACGTCGTCGCGACGGCGATATTCTACGCCTTCTTCATCAAGCACAACAGGTGA